In a genomic window of Arthrobacter woluwensis:
- a CDS encoding ROK family transcriptional regulator, giving the protein MTELRTPASRRGTNLPKMGDFNLTVILDTIRRSPHGLSRVELAGLVGLSPQTISNISRRLLDQGLIVEAGKAGVGPGKPRTILRLNPSGMYAVGVHVDPAVISFSVLDLTGNVVLDSKIDTPEAGEPTAVMAAIVFEVQRLIEESGVDAAKLTGLGVAAPGPIDLDAGTVVNPPLLEGWTRVHLRDALSKATGLPVVLDKDVTAAAVAETWVAGDNASSNFGVFYMGTGIGCGLVLNDEVFRGASGNAGEMGHIVVDPDGPPCDCGLNGCVKSTVIPRVLVDAGAKAGLVEPLAEGDSSVVVQERFNKLCDAADGGDEAAIAILDRSALHLSRAVSVIANAMDLDRVVFGGPFWTRLAPYYLNRVPEQVAHGADARDIHVPQVVGSRVGEDVGAIGAACLVLEHALAPRSERLLLGG; this is encoded by the coding sequence GTGACTGAGCTCCGCACGCCCGCTTCGCGGCGCGGAACCAACCTACCCAAGATGGGCGACTTCAACCTGACGGTGATCCTCGACACCATTCGGCGGTCGCCCCATGGACTGAGCCGGGTTGAGCTTGCGGGTCTGGTCGGCCTTTCACCCCAGACGATCTCCAACATCTCTCGCCGTCTGCTGGATCAGGGACTCATCGTCGAGGCGGGCAAAGCCGGCGTGGGTCCGGGCAAGCCCCGCACCATCCTGCGCCTGAACCCCTCCGGCATGTACGCCGTGGGCGTGCATGTGGACCCGGCGGTCATCAGCTTCTCCGTCCTGGACCTGACGGGCAATGTGGTCCTGGACTCGAAGATCGACACCCCGGAGGCCGGCGAGCCGACCGCCGTCATGGCCGCGATCGTGTTCGAGGTCCAGCGTCTCATCGAGGAATCCGGGGTCGACGCCGCCAAACTCACGGGTCTCGGCGTCGCGGCGCCCGGTCCGATCGATCTCGACGCCGGAACCGTGGTCAACCCGCCGCTGCTGGAGGGCTGGACCCGTGTCCACCTGCGGGACGCGCTGAGCAAGGCCACCGGCCTTCCGGTGGTCCTGGACAAGGACGTCACGGCGGCCGCTGTGGCCGAGACCTGGGTCGCGGGTGACAACGCCTCCAGCAACTTCGGGGTCTTCTACATGGGCACCGGCATCGGCTGCGGACTCGTCCTCAACGACGAAGTGTTCCGCGGAGCGAGCGGCAACGCAGGGGAGATGGGCCACATCGTGGTCGACCCTGACGGCCCGCCGTGCGACTGCGGACTCAACGGCTGCGTGAAGTCGACCGTCATTCCTCGCGTCCTGGTGGACGCCGGGGCGAAGGCCGGTCTGGTTGAGCCTCTGGCGGAAGGCGACTCGAGCGTCGTCGTGCAGGAGCGCTTCAACAAGCTCTGCGATGCGGCCGACGGCGGGGACGAGGCCGCGATCGCGATCCTGGACCGCTCGGCGCTGCACCTCTCGCGTGCGGTCTCCGTGATCGCCAATGCCATGGACCTGGACCGCGTGGTGTTCGGCGGCCCGTTCTGGACAAGGCTCGCACCGTATTACCTCAACCGTGTTCCGGAGCAGGTGGCGCATGGCGCCGACGCTCGGGACATCCATGTGCCTCAGGTCGTGGGCAGCCGCGTGGGCGAGGACGTCGGCGCCATCGGCGCGGCGTGCCTCGTCCTGGAGCACGCGCTGGCTCCTCGCTCGGAACGTTTGCTGCTGGGCGGCTGA
- a CDS encoding methylenetetrahydrofolate reductase has protein sequence MSPPSLIDRPLQQQGTTPVALSYELFPPRSQAAEEVLWATIRELETTAPDYVSVTYGASGSNHDTALDLVARLQEETLLRPLAHLTCVGNTAAELAGIVAQLLDHGVRGILALRGDLPRDGSPLPEGSLHYAQDLVELIRRVEQSRSALLCAGKVAIGVAAYPTRHPESPSEAHDVEVLLAKQRSGADFAITQVFFHARQYEDLLVRARRAGVTIPIIPGVMPLTSLRRVTRLSELSGVAPDPALMHALETAGSELEAQRIGVAATVELANAALDSGAPGLHLYTFNEHRHALDVLDRLNLPRPSRPLHERAALAS, from the coding sequence ATGTCCCCACCCAGCCTCATTGACCGACCCCTACAGCAGCAGGGCACGACGCCCGTCGCGCTGTCCTACGAACTGTTCCCTCCCCGCTCCCAGGCCGCCGAGGAAGTCCTCTGGGCCACCATCCGTGAGCTGGAGACCACCGCGCCGGACTACGTGTCCGTCACCTACGGAGCCAGCGGCTCCAACCATGACACCGCACTGGACCTGGTGGCCCGCCTGCAGGAGGAGACCCTCCTGCGCCCGCTGGCCCATCTGACCTGTGTGGGGAACACGGCCGCCGAACTCGCCGGCATCGTGGCCCAGCTCCTGGACCACGGCGTACGCGGCATCCTGGCTCTGCGGGGTGACCTTCCCCGGGACGGCTCTCCGCTCCCCGAAGGTTCCCTGCACTACGCCCAGGATCTGGTGGAGCTCATCCGCCGGGTGGAGCAGAGCCGTTCGGCCCTGCTCTGCGCCGGCAAGGTGGCCATCGGCGTGGCGGCTTATCCGACGCGTCATCCGGAGTCACCCAGCGAGGCCCACGATGTGGAGGTGCTGCTGGCCAAGCAGCGCTCCGGCGCCGATTTCGCGATCACCCAGGTGTTCTTCCACGCCCGGCAGTACGAGGACCTGCTCGTCCGTGCCCGCCGGGCCGGAGTGACCATCCCGATCATCCCGGGCGTCATGCCCCTGACGAGCCTCCGGCGCGTCACCAGGCTGTCCGAGCTGTCCGGCGTCGCGCCCGATCCGGCGCTGATGCACGCGCTCGAGACGGCCGGCAGCGAGCTGGAGGCGCAGCGCATCGGCGTGGCCGCCACCGTGGAGCTGGCCAATGCGGCCCTGGATTCCGGGGCGCCCGGCCTGCATCTCTACACCTTCAATGAGCACCGCCATGCGCTGGACGTCCTGGACCGGCTGAATCTGCCGCGTCCCAGCCGCCCGCTCCACGAGCGTGCCGCCCTGGCCTCCTGA
- the metE gene encoding 5-methyltetrahydropteroyltriglutamate--homocysteine S-methyltransferase → MTAQTPFPAASLLGYPRIGRRRELKNAVEAYWAGKIDAAALDAAAKEIQLGSARRLVELGLDEPAAVPGTFSYYDQVLDAAAHLGAIPARFGNLLTDEGVLDIDGYFTLARGSREQQPLEMTKWFDTNYHYLVPEIGPETDFRLTSSRVVEEFQYALANGIETRPYLVGPVTFLLLSKASDDAPAGFQPLSRLEDVLPVYAELLGKLAAAGAGWVQLDEPALVVDQDIPAEQLDAAVTRAYEVLTAVADRPQILVSTPYGSLDGQLGALAASSIDALHLDVFKGAVPSEAALAALGSKTLVAGVVDGHNIWRNDLAASAAVLDALKASAARVTVSTSTSTQHVPHDVAEETKLSEQLKSWLAFADQKAVEVKTLASYLTDPAAAQAAIEAASAVIASRATAEGVRRDEVRARTAALTGADFSRSEYAVREAAQEAALQLPALPTTTIGSFPQTSEIRSARARNIKGELNDAQYEQLMKDEIKRVVDLQEELGYDVLVHGEPERNDMVQYFAENLDGFDVTVHGWVQSYGSRCTRPSILWGDVTRSAPITVAWAEYAQSLTEKPMKGMLTGPVTILAWSFVRDDQPLGETANQLALALRDEITDLEAAGIKVVQVDEPALRELLPLRKADQPAYLKWSVDSFRLATAGARDATQIHTHLCYSEFGVIIDAIDGLDADVTSIEAARSRMEVVHDLESHGFGRGVGPGVYDIHSPRVPGEAEVTELLSTAVKHVPSRQLWVNPDCGLKTRGYEETEASLRNLVEAAKAVREDIGASV, encoded by the coding sequence ATGACCGCACAGACCCCCTTCCCCGCAGCCAGCCTCCTCGGCTACCCGCGTATCGGCCGCCGTCGCGAACTCAAGAATGCCGTCGAAGCCTACTGGGCCGGGAAGATCGACGCCGCCGCGCTGGACGCCGCGGCCAAGGAGATCCAGCTGGGCAGCGCCCGCCGTCTGGTGGAGCTCGGCCTGGACGAGCCGGCCGCGGTGCCGGGCACCTTTTCCTACTACGACCAGGTGCTCGACGCCGCAGCTCACCTGGGTGCCATTCCGGCCCGTTTCGGGAACCTCCTCACCGACGAGGGCGTCCTGGACATCGACGGCTACTTCACCCTGGCCCGCGGCTCCCGCGAGCAGCAGCCGCTCGAGATGACCAAGTGGTTCGACACCAACTACCACTACCTGGTCCCGGAGATCGGTCCGGAGACCGACTTCCGCCTGACGTCCTCCCGCGTGGTCGAGGAGTTCCAGTACGCTCTGGCGAACGGCATCGAGACCCGCCCGTACCTCGTGGGTCCGGTGACGTTCCTGCTGCTGTCGAAGGCGTCCGACGACGCCCCGGCCGGCTTCCAGCCTCTGTCGCGGCTCGAGGACGTCCTGCCCGTCTATGCCGAGCTGCTGGGCAAGCTCGCCGCCGCGGGCGCCGGCTGGGTCCAGCTCGACGAGCCCGCCCTCGTGGTCGACCAGGACATCCCGGCGGAGCAGCTCGATGCCGCGGTGACCCGCGCTTACGAGGTCCTCACCGCCGTCGCCGATCGCCCGCAGATCCTCGTCTCCACGCCGTACGGCTCGCTCGATGGTCAGCTGGGCGCCCTGGCGGCCAGCAGCATCGATGCCCTGCACCTGGACGTCTTCAAGGGCGCGGTGCCGTCCGAGGCCGCGCTGGCCGCCCTGGGCTCCAAGACGCTGGTCGCCGGCGTGGTGGACGGCCACAACATCTGGCGGAACGACCTGGCCGCCTCCGCGGCGGTTCTGGACGCTCTCAAGGCCTCGGCCGCTCGAGTGACCGTCTCCACATCCACCTCCACGCAGCACGTTCCCCACGACGTCGCCGAGGAGACCAAGCTCTCCGAGCAGCTGAAGTCCTGGCTCGCCTTCGCGGATCAGAAGGCAGTGGAGGTCAAGACCCTCGCGTCCTACCTGACCGACCCGGCAGCCGCGCAGGCTGCGATCGAGGCGGCTTCCGCCGTCATCGCCTCCCGCGCCACCGCCGAAGGCGTCCGCCGTGACGAGGTCCGGGCCCGCACCGCGGCGCTGACGGGAGCCGACTTCAGCCGTTCCGAGTACGCGGTCCGTGAGGCCGCCCAGGAAGCCGCTCTGCAGCTGCCCGCCCTGCCCACCACCACCATCGGTTCGTTCCCGCAGACGTCCGAGATCCGCTCCGCCCGTGCCCGCAACATCAAGGGCGAGCTGAACGACGCTCAGTACGAGCAGCTCATGAAGGACGAGATCAAGCGCGTGGTCGACCTGCAGGAGGAGCTGGGCTACGACGTGCTGGTGCACGGCGAGCCGGAGCGTAACGACATGGTGCAGTACTTCGCGGAGAACCTGGACGGTTTCGACGTCACCGTGCACGGCTGGGTCCAGTCCTACGGCTCGCGCTGCACCCGCCCGTCCATCCTCTGGGGTGACGTGACCCGGTCGGCTCCCATCACGGTGGCCTGGGCCGAGTACGCCCAGTCGCTGACCGAGAAGCCCATGAAGGGCATGCTCACGGGCCCGGTCACGATCCTCGCGTGGTCGTTCGTCCGGGACGACCAGCCGCTGGGGGAGACCGCCAACCAGTTGGCCCTCGCCCTGCGGGATGAGATCACCGATCTGGAGGCGGCCGGCATCAAGGTGGTCCAGGTGGACGAGCCCGCCCTGCGCGAGCTGCTGCCCCTGCGCAAGGCCGATCAGCCGGCGTACCTGAAGTGGTCCGTGGACTCCTTCCGTCTCGCGACGGCGGGTGCCCGGGATGCCACGCAGATCCACACCCACCTCTGCTACTCCGAGTTCGGCGTCATCATCGACGCGATCGACGGCCTGGACGCGGACGTGACCTCGATCGAGGCGGCACGCTCCCGCATGGAGGTCGTGCACGACCTCGAGTCCCACGGCTTCGGCCGCGGCGTCGGGCCGGGTGTCTACGACATCCACTCGCCGCGCGTGCCCGGTGAGGCCGAGGTGACGGAACTGCTCTCCACCGCGGTCAAGCACGTGCCGAGCCGCCAGCTCTGGGTCAACCCGGACTGCGGCCTGAAGACCCGCGGCTACGAGGAGACCGAGGCGTCGCTGCGCAACCTCGTGGAGGCTGCGAAGGCCGTCCGTGAGGATATCGGCGCGAGCGTCTGA
- a CDS encoding DUF2004 domain-containing protein, translating to MSTVISEHFGELELNHGTAHCFTTRHTVHGVPVEIELNFAAHERPDQASVHKADYRLHYLPELVDQIKDLISEELGQEDSQVQEFRHFHCKGLDQEKRWATFGTTDEVDDQSFVSALRLGHVGIFPDQPERYFVLDFSLGEHFSDEVLVATADADGVVDDEITWA from the coding sequence ATGAGCACGGTCATCAGCGAGCATTTCGGTGAACTCGAACTCAATCACGGGACGGCGCACTGCTTCACCACCCGGCACACCGTGCACGGGGTCCCCGTGGAGATCGAGCTCAACTTCGCCGCGCATGAGCGCCCGGACCAGGCCTCCGTGCACAAAGCCGATTACCGGCTGCATTACCTCCCCGAGCTGGTGGATCAGATCAAGGACCTGATCAGCGAGGAACTGGGGCAGGAGGACAGCCAGGTCCAGGAGTTCCGGCACTTCCACTGCAAGGGGCTCGACCAGGAGAAACGCTGGGCCACCTTCGGCACCACCGACGAGGTGGACGATCAGAGCTTCGTCAGCGCCCTCAGGCTCGGACACGTCGGGATCTTCCCCGACCAGCCGGAACGCTACTTCGTCCTGGACTTCAGCCTGGGCGAGCACTTCAGTGACGAAGTGCTCGTGGCCACCGCGGACGCGGACGGCGTGGTGGACGACGAGATCACCTGGGCGTGA
- a CDS encoding LysR family transcriptional regulator yields the protein MINPVHLRTLLAVIRHGSFASAAQHLGYTASAVSQQISALERDAGVELFQRHARSIVPTEAAQAMSRHATKVLTDIEALLAAASKAQDETRQELRLGIFPSLATYVLPRIMSNPTWTRLGIELKISVAEPGQTIQGLRDGGELDLALVYQVGQSGLAWPHSMRRQWIGDDDFRVVVPSSWRFSPGATVAAEQLSGMPWIVHHPGTADAVVIERLFASCGLHPRVVAHSDDFTASVELAAAGLGAALVPELALGDRPDGIAILDVPEIRLARNVFALLPGGKGGPRVDLFLELLSDTLRETLQR from the coding sequence GTGATCAACCCAGTCCACCTGCGAACCCTGCTCGCGGTGATCCGGCACGGCTCCTTCGCCTCCGCGGCACAGCACCTCGGCTACACCGCGTCGGCCGTCTCCCAGCAGATCTCAGCTCTGGAGCGCGACGCCGGCGTCGAGCTCTTCCAGCGCCATGCCCGCAGCATCGTCCCCACGGAGGCCGCGCAGGCCATGAGCCGGCACGCCACCAAGGTCCTCACCGACATCGAGGCCCTGCTGGCCGCGGCGTCCAAGGCCCAGGACGAGACCCGGCAGGAGCTCCGGCTCGGCATCTTCCCCAGCCTCGCGACCTACGTCCTGCCCCGCATCATGAGCAACCCCACCTGGACACGCCTCGGGATCGAATTGAAGATCTCCGTCGCCGAACCGGGTCAGACCATCCAGGGACTGCGCGACGGCGGCGAGCTCGACCTCGCGCTGGTGTACCAGGTGGGACAGAGCGGCCTGGCCTGGCCCCACTCCATGCGGCGCCAATGGATCGGCGACGACGACTTCCGCGTGGTGGTCCCCTCCTCCTGGCGCTTCTCCCCCGGCGCCACAGTGGCCGCCGAGCAGCTCTCCGGCATGCCGTGGATCGTGCACCACCCCGGAACCGCGGACGCCGTGGTGATCGAGCGGCTCTTCGCCAGCTGCGGTCTGCACCCCCGTGTGGTGGCGCACAGTGACGACTTCACGGCCAGCGTCGAGCTCGCCGCCGCGGGACTCGGCGCCGCCCTGGTCCCCGAGCTCGCCCTCGGCGACCGGCCGGACGGGATCGCGATCCTCGACGTCCCGGAGATCCGGCTGGCCCGCAACGTCTTCGCCCTGCTGCCCGGCGGCAAGGGCGGCCCCCGGGTGGACCTGTTCCTGGAACTGCTCTCCGACACCCTGCGGGAGACCCTGCAGCGCTGA
- the nrdH gene encoding glutaredoxin-like protein NrdH: MTVTVYTKPACVQCNATYRALDKKGIVYQSVDVSQDPEALERLKEMGYLQAPVVVTDNDHWSGFRPDKIAGLEAAATAVA, translated from the coding sequence ATGACCGTTACGGTGTACACCAAGCCAGCCTGCGTCCAGTGCAACGCCACCTACCGCGCTCTGGACAAGAAGGGCATCGTCTACCAGAGTGTGGACGTCTCCCAGGACCCCGAGGCGCTGGAGCGCCTCAAGGAGATGGGCTACCTGCAGGCCCCCGTCGTGGTCACGGACAACGACCACTGGTCCGGCTTCCGTCCGGACAAGATCGCGGGCCTCGAGGCCGCGGCCACCGCGGTGGCCTGA
- the nrdI gene encoding class Ib ribonucleoside-diphosphate reductase assembly flavoprotein NrdI — translation MATLTRDPHGTRDASAGQDVERGSFRVSSSHLIYFSSVSGNTRRFVEKLGRNADRIPLLPAEEPLLATEPFVLVLPTYGGTGGDGSVPKQVIRFLNVEQNRKLIRGVIGAGNTNFGDNYCMAGDIIAAKCHVPHLYRFELMGTPDDVRRVNEGLDTFWTRLSQNQS, via the coding sequence ATGGCAACGCTCACGCGTGATCCTCACGGGACGCGGGACGCCAGCGCCGGACAGGACGTGGAGAGGGGAAGCTTCCGCGTCTCGTCCAGTCACCTCATCTATTTCTCCTCGGTCTCCGGGAACACCCGGCGATTCGTGGAGAAGCTCGGAAGGAACGCGGACAGGATCCCGCTCCTTCCCGCGGAAGAACCACTGCTGGCCACCGAGCCGTTCGTCCTGGTCCTCCCCACGTACGGGGGAACCGGGGGAGACGGGTCGGTCCCCAAGCAGGTCATCAGATTCCTGAATGTTGAACAGAACCGCAAGCTGATCCGGGGCGTGATCGGGGCAGGGAACACCAACTTCGGGGACAACTACTGCATGGCCGGTGACATCATTGCCGCCAAATGCCATGTTCCCCACCTGTACAGATTTGAACTGATGGGCACGCCGGACGACGTGCGCCGAGTCAACGAGGGATTGGACACGTTTTGGACACGACTGTCGCAGAACCAGAGCTGA